GCTGGTTGttcttacaaaccacgaaacaaAGCGATGATGCATGCCAATCTGATGaactacttcaaccccaactcggtgtacacggaagaggatttcagacgTAGCTTCCAGATGAGGTGTCACGTCTTCGAGCGTGTACTTCGTGATGTTCAGCAGGTCAATTCATACTTTCGACAGAAACGGGACAGAGCAGGCTGtcctggtttctcacctcatcagaaggttactgttgcactccgaatgatggcctatggctcccaactgattcgatggatgaaacccatggtatgtctgagtctacatgccttgaaaCTCTTCAACAATTTTATGTCACAATTGTTTAGGTTTACAAAGACGAGTACCTTCGCGTGCCAAATCAAAAATATCTCGATCGGCTCATTCGCAAAGCTGAAGACTGCGGGTTTCCaggcatgatagggtcattagactgcatgcattggGATTGAAAGAAGTGTCCCACCAAATGGCAATCAGGCTTCTGCGGAACGTCGAGAAAGCCAACTGTTGTGTTAGAGACAGTTGCCTCGtatgacacatggatttggcatgctttctttggagtcc
This Pyrus communis chromosome 6, drPyrComm1.1, whole genome shotgun sequence DNA region includes the following protein-coding sequences:
- the LOC137736186 gene encoding uncharacterized protein is translated as MHANLMNYFNPNSVYTEEDFRRSFQMRCHVFERVLRDVQQVNSYFRQKRDRAGCPGFSPHQKVTVALRMMAYGSQLIRWMKPMVYKDEYLRVPNQKYLDRLIRKAEDCGFPGMIGYYLADDIYPKWATLVQAIPNLRNDVEKLFTLHRETNWKDVERAFGILQARWKIISEPAKRDERDGYIDEESDDDQENPNKSRRIRAKIYDGPNLPFNPRTA